From one Amycolatopsis sp. FDAARGOS 1241 genomic stretch:
- a CDS encoding LysR family transcriptional regulator, with the protein MELRHLQYFVTVAEEQSFTRAAARLHVVQSGVSATVRALERELGSALFDRSGKRVVLTAAGHALLPEARAALAAVRAGESAVRASCGGLSGTLDVGAITAALLIDFPALVGAFHAQWPDVAIRLRLSSTGSAGLAQSLLAGELDVAFLSVVRRLPAGLTARPLASYPLVLLVPDGHRLAGRRQVRLHELAEEPFVDFPLGSGLRDLADTVFAGAGVRRRVTVESADLASTAAFVGHGLGLALVPEFAARDAPGTRPVRPADQVPDWTLSVATSSRRPPTAELRALLDLTDTHRPTQPTP; encoded by the coding sequence GTGGAACTTCGCCATCTGCAGTACTTCGTGACCGTGGCCGAGGAGCAGAGCTTCACGCGCGCCGCGGCCCGGTTGCACGTGGTCCAGTCCGGGGTGTCCGCGACGGTGCGCGCGCTGGAGAGGGAGCTCGGCTCGGCCCTGTTCGACCGGTCGGGCAAGCGGGTCGTGCTGACCGCCGCCGGGCACGCGCTGCTGCCCGAAGCCCGTGCGGCGCTGGCCGCGGTGCGCGCCGGGGAAAGCGCCGTACGCGCGAGCTGCGGCGGCCTGAGCGGGACGCTCGACGTCGGCGCCATCACCGCCGCGCTGCTGATCGACTTTCCCGCCCTGGTCGGCGCCTTCCACGCGCAGTGGCCGGACGTCGCCATCCGGCTGCGGCTCTCGTCGACCGGTTCGGCGGGCCTCGCGCAGAGCCTGCTGGCCGGTGAACTGGACGTCGCGTTCCTGTCCGTGGTCCGGCGCCTGCCGGCGGGCCTGACGGCGCGTCCGCTCGCGTCATACCCGCTCGTGCTGCTCGTGCCCGACGGCCACCGGCTGGCCGGGCGCAGACAGGTCCGCCTGCACGAACTCGCCGAGGAGCCCTTCGTCGACTTCCCCCTCGGCTCCGGCCTGCGCGACCTCGCCGACACCGTCTTCGCCGGCGCCGGCGTCCGGCGGCGCGTGACGGTGGAATCAGCCGACCTCGCCTCCACGGCTGCCTTCGTGGGTCACGGCCTCGGCCTGGCCCTCGTTCCGGAGTTCGCCGCCCGCGACGCGCCCGGCACGCGGCCCGTGCGGCCCGCCGATCAGGTGCCGGACTGGACGCTCTCCGTGGCCACCTCATCCCGCCGCCCCCCGACCGCGGAGCTGCGCGCCCTACTCGACCTCACCGACACCCACCGCCCCACCCAGCCGACCCCCTGA
- a CDS encoding sensor domain-containing protein gives MVTVSAAKRRNPPFGGSLAYLLLNLPLGILAITLITVLSSAGLGTAVVWLGLPLLGLLVLLARGGGRLERARVFALLDTYIDSPYLPLPPSGQRARWVTRVKDGATWRDLAYFVLLFPAALVEFVLVVTFWAVSLALVALPIYYRFLPEGAWFFPGYDVRWFTVDTTVAALPWAALGVLFAALSVALTRGLAAVHGGLAVALLRPTVSQRRRMERSWQEIDGMSAVTG, from the coding sequence ATGGTCACCGTGTCCGCTGCGAAGAGGCGCAACCCGCCGTTCGGTGGATCACTCGCGTACTTGCTGCTCAACCTGCCGCTTGGCATCCTCGCCATCACGCTCATCACGGTCCTGTCCTCGGCGGGGCTGGGCACGGCCGTGGTGTGGCTGGGGCTGCCCCTGCTGGGTCTGCTGGTGCTGCTCGCCCGTGGCGGCGGCCGGCTGGAGCGGGCGCGCGTGTTCGCGCTGCTCGACACCTACATCGACAGCCCGTACCTGCCGCTTCCGCCGAGCGGCCAGCGCGCCCGCTGGGTGACCCGGGTCAAGGACGGCGCCACCTGGCGCGACCTCGCCTACTTCGTCCTGCTGTTCCCGGCGGCGCTGGTGGAGTTCGTGCTGGTCGTGACGTTCTGGGCCGTGAGCCTGGCGCTGGTCGCGTTGCCGATCTACTACCGCTTCCTGCCGGAGGGTGCCTGGTTCTTCCCGGGATACGATGTGCGGTGGTTCACCGTTGACACGACGGTGGCCGCGCTGCCGTGGGCGGCGCTGGGGGTGCTGTTCGCCGCTTTGTCCGTGGCGCTGACCAGGGGGCTGGCGGCGGTGCACGGCGGGCTCGCCGTGGCGTTGCTGCGGCCCACCGTCTCCCAGCGCCGGCGCATGGAGCGCTCGTGGCAGGAGATCGACGGGATGAGCGCGGTGACCGGATGA
- a CDS encoding sensor histidine kinase has protein sequence MTTEQQLPEHPRPNPARTIVYMITSFVFRLVQFVLIVVGATVGVGTVVVWVGFPILLATTGFVRWSGDVERRWTRKMLRTPLTPVERLPLEGQSLTRRWLTRLTDPTTWRDLAYLMIAFPLAVAELPVAIASIALLPMAIWVTPWLGWLHGNLALSLLGPNRTKKLEAKAEHLQASRARGVDAAEAERRRIERDLHDGAQQRLVAVAMSLGRAKSKFDNDPDAVRDLIHEAHSDAKLAVSELRDLARGIYPAVLGDRGLDAALSAQAAKSPIPVDVRVDVEPRPPAAVETTAYFIVGETLTNIAKHSGATEAVVKVWRSETHVIVEITDNGHGGAEVCPGGGLAGLADRAATIDGVITVVSPVGGPTVIRADLPCQW, from the coding sequence ATGACCACGGAGCAGCAGCTGCCGGAGCATCCCCGGCCGAACCCGGCGCGCACGATCGTCTACATGATCACGAGCTTCGTGTTCCGGCTCGTGCAGTTCGTGCTCATCGTGGTCGGCGCGACGGTCGGCGTCGGCACCGTCGTGGTGTGGGTCGGGTTCCCGATCCTGCTCGCCACCACCGGCTTCGTCCGCTGGTCGGGCGACGTCGAACGCCGCTGGACGCGCAAGATGCTGCGGACGCCGCTCACGCCCGTCGAACGCCTGCCGCTGGAGGGCCAGTCGCTGACGCGCCGCTGGCTCACCCGCCTCACCGACCCGACGACGTGGCGGGACCTGGCCTACCTGATGATCGCGTTCCCGCTGGCCGTCGCGGAGCTGCCGGTCGCGATCGCGTCGATCGCGCTGCTGCCGATGGCGATCTGGGTGACACCGTGGCTGGGCTGGCTCCACGGCAACCTCGCGCTCTCGCTGCTGGGCCCGAACCGCACGAAGAAGCTTGAGGCGAAGGCCGAGCACCTGCAGGCGTCGCGAGCACGAGGGGTCGACGCGGCGGAAGCCGAACGCCGCCGCATCGAACGCGACCTGCACGACGGCGCGCAGCAGCGGCTCGTCGCCGTCGCGATGAGCCTGGGCCGCGCGAAGTCGAAGTTCGACAACGACCCCGACGCCGTGCGCGACCTCATCCACGAAGCCCACTCCGACGCTAAGCTCGCCGTCTCCGAGCTGCGCGACCTCGCCCGCGGTATCTACCCCGCCGTGCTCGGCGACCGCGGCCTCGACGCGGCACTGTCGGCGCAGGCGGCGAAGTCGCCGATCCCCGTCGACGTCCGGGTCGACGTCGAGCCGCGCCCGCCGGCCGCGGTCGAGACCACGGCGTACTTCATCGTCGGCGAGACGCTCACCAACATCGCCAAGCACTCCGGCGCCACGGAGGCCGTGGTGAAGGTCTGGCGCAGCGAGACTCACGTGATCGTCGAGATCACCGACAACGGCCACGGCGGCGCCGAGGTGTGCCCGGGCGGCGGGCTCGCCGGCCTGGCCGACCGCGCGGCGACGATCGACGGGGTCATCACCGTGGTGAGTCCGGTCGGCGGCCCGACGGTGATCCGGGCGGACCTGCCGTGCCAGTGGTGA
- a CDS encoding response regulator transcription factor: protein MRVVIAEDAVLLRAGVTRLLADEGIETAAAVDNGDDLLGAVTEHRPDLAIVDVRMPPTFTDEGLRAALAARQAVPGLPVLVLSQYVEESYAVELLSGGAGGVGYLLKERVADVAEFLDAVRRVANGGTAIDPDVIAQLMARGRRNPLDSLTARESEVLGLMAQGLSNTAIANSLVVSHGAVEKHIGNIFSKLGLEASAEEHRRVRAVLTYLGR from the coding sequence ATGCGGGTAGTTATCGCCGAAGACGCCGTGCTGCTGCGGGCAGGGGTCACGCGCCTGCTCGCCGACGAGGGCATCGAAACCGCCGCCGCCGTCGACAACGGTGACGACCTGCTCGGCGCGGTCACCGAGCACCGGCCCGACCTCGCGATCGTCGACGTGCGGATGCCGCCGACGTTCACCGACGAGGGTCTGCGCGCTGCGCTCGCCGCGCGCCAGGCCGTCCCCGGCCTGCCCGTGTTGGTTCTTTCGCAGTACGTCGAGGAGAGCTACGCAGTAGAGCTGCTCTCCGGTGGGGCCGGCGGCGTCGGCTACCTGCTCAAGGAGCGCGTCGCCGACGTCGCGGAATTCCTCGACGCCGTGCGCCGTGTCGCGAACGGCGGGACGGCGATCGACCCGGACGTGATCGCGCAGTTGATGGCACGCGGGCGCCGCAACCCGCTCGACTCGCTCACCGCGCGCGAATCGGAAGTGCTCGGCCTGATGGCGCAAGGTCTGTCCAACACGGCGATCGCCAACTCACTCGTGGTTTCGCACGGCGCCGTGGAAAAGCACATCGGCAACATCTTTTCCAAGCTCGGCCTCGAAGCGAGCGCGGAGGAACATCGGCGGGTCCGCGCGGTTCTGACGTACCTGGGCCGCTGA
- a CDS encoding acyltransferase, whose protein sequence is MTTSQLRVSTAALKPGRDKFLDVVRAGAILAVITQHWVMPVLSYSHGTLATGNALATPGWWTVTWLSQVMPLVFFAGGAANLISLRRAESSRAWLAARVRRLLVPVLPLLAVWLVVPDLLQGLGIPPQPGQIASSIAAQLLWFLSVYVLTVLLTPVMVAAHRRWGLKVPLVMAVAGALVDVARFADLGLIGYVNAVFVWVAVHQLGFAYVEGKLGELTHRGALALSAAGFGVTALLVAFGPYPASMIGMPGAPVSNMSPPTVLLLFLAVGQLGLLLAFRPQLTALAARPHFGTVLSWLGARFMSVYLWHMPALIAVSGVTVLGLGYVTPAPGSVLWLVMAPAWFALCAAVLLVLLRLFARFELQRDDVVVTARTPQLVLAGLLASGGLLGLAAHGFQPLSVAFAHGPIPWVALLAAGFALAGRQVSVTPLLDRAVTVAETARVKR, encoded by the coding sequence ATGACGACGAGCCAGCTGCGGGTCAGCACAGCGGCCTTGAAACCCGGCCGGGACAAGTTCCTCGACGTGGTCAGGGCGGGCGCGATCCTGGCGGTGATCACGCAGCACTGGGTGATGCCGGTGCTCTCCTACTCCCACGGCACCCTCGCGACCGGCAACGCGCTGGCGACGCCCGGCTGGTGGACGGTGACGTGGCTTTCCCAGGTCATGCCACTCGTGTTCTTCGCCGGCGGCGCGGCGAACCTGATCTCCTTGCGCCGAGCCGAATCGTCGCGGGCGTGGCTCGCGGCGCGCGTGCGGCGCCTGCTGGTGCCGGTGCTTCCGCTGCTCGCCGTCTGGCTCGTGGTGCCGGATCTGTTGCAGGGCTTGGGGATTCCGCCGCAGCCCGGGCAGATCGCGAGCTCGATCGCGGCGCAGCTGCTGTGGTTCCTCTCGGTGTACGTGCTCACGGTGCTGCTCACGCCGGTGATGGTCGCGGCGCACCGCCGCTGGGGCCTGAAGGTGCCGCTGGTGATGGCGGTGGCCGGCGCGCTCGTCGACGTCGCGCGCTTCGCCGACCTCGGGCTGATCGGGTACGTCAACGCGGTGTTCGTGTGGGTCGCGGTGCACCAGCTCGGGTTCGCCTACGTGGAGGGCAAACTGGGCGAGCTGACGCACCGCGGGGCGCTGGCGCTGTCCGCTGCCGGCTTCGGGGTGACGGCGCTGCTGGTCGCGTTCGGCCCTTACCCCGCCAGCATGATCGGCATGCCGGGCGCGCCCGTGTCGAACATGAGCCCGCCGACCGTGCTGCTGCTGTTCCTCGCCGTCGGTCAGCTGGGTCTGCTGCTGGCGTTCCGCCCGCAGCTCACCGCGCTGGCCGCCCGGCCGCACTTCGGCACCGTGCTGAGTTGGCTGGGTGCGCGGTTCATGAGCGTGTACCTGTGGCACATGCCGGCGTTGATCGCGGTCTCCGGCGTGACGGTGCTCGGCCTCGGGTACGTGACGCCCGCGCCCGGTTCGGTGCTGTGGCTCGTGATGGCGCCCGCGTGGTTCGCGCTCTGCGCCGCCGTGCTCCTGGTGCTGCTGCGGCTGTTCGCCCGCTTCGAGCTGCAGCGCGACGACGTGGTGGTCACCGCCCGCACGCCGCAGCTGGTGCTGGCCGGCCTGCTCGCGTCCGGTGGGCTGCTCGGCTTGGCGGCGCACGGGTTCCAGCCGCTGAGCGTCGCCTTCGCCCACGGCCCGATCCCGTGGGTCGCGCTGCTCGCCGCCGGGTTCGCGCTCGCCGGCCGCCAGGTATCCGTGACGCCGCTGCTCGACCGGGCCGTGACGGTGGCCGAGACGGCGCGGGTCAAACGCTGA
- a CDS encoding amidohydrolase family protein gives MTPGPASDADVARWTASLGLDGLVDIHVHFLPKPVMDKVWAYFDRAQEHYGTEWPVHYRTPEAERVRTLRELGVKKFAPLVYPHKPGMAEWLTSWVLEFAEQVPEAVPTGTFYPEPAAASSVDEALRAGARCFKAHVQVGAYDPRDDLLKPVWGSLADAGVPVVVHCGHGPLRGDFTGLNVFAEVLERHPDLTAVLAHAAMPEFTSAFELMARFPRVHIDTTMVGVPFAQKMSPLPADWTARLADFADRVVLGTDFPNIPYSYATQLQAIAGWATDDRLGEPFLRAVLHDTPAKLLSV, from the coding sequence GTGACGCCGGGCCCCGCTTCGGACGCCGACGTCGCGCGGTGGACCGCCTCCCTCGGTCTCGACGGGCTCGTCGACATCCACGTGCATTTCCTCCCGAAGCCGGTCATGGACAAGGTCTGGGCCTACTTCGACCGCGCGCAGGAGCACTACGGCACCGAATGGCCCGTGCACTACCGCACGCCGGAGGCCGAACGCGTGCGGACGCTGCGCGAGCTGGGTGTGAAGAAGTTCGCACCGCTCGTCTACCCGCACAAACCGGGCATGGCGGAGTGGCTCACGTCGTGGGTGCTGGAGTTCGCCGAGCAGGTTCCCGAAGCGGTGCCGACGGGCACGTTCTACCCCGAGCCGGCCGCGGCGTCCTCAGTGGACGAGGCCCTGCGGGCGGGTGCGCGGTGCTTCAAAGCCCACGTGCAGGTCGGCGCCTATGACCCGCGCGACGACCTGCTGAAGCCCGTCTGGGGTTCGCTGGCCGACGCGGGCGTGCCGGTTGTCGTCCACTGTGGACACGGCCCGCTTCGGGGCGACTTCACGGGCCTGAACGTGTTCGCCGAGGTCCTCGAGCGGCACCCGGACCTCACGGCTGTGCTGGCCCACGCCGCGATGCCCGAGTTCACGAGCGCGTTCGAACTGATGGCGCGTTTCCCGCGCGTGCACATCGACACCACGATGGTCGGTGTGCCGTTCGCGCAGAAGATGTCACCGCTGCCGGCCGACTGGACGGCGCGCCTCGCCGACTTCGCCGACCGCGTGGTGCTCGGCACGGACTTCCCGAACATCCCGTACTCCTACGCCACGCAGCTGCAGGCGATCGCCGGCTGGGCAACCGACGACCGCCTGGGCGAGCCGTTCCTGCGGGCCGTGCTGCACGACACCCCCGCGAAGCTCCTCAGCGTTTGA
- the smpB gene encoding SsrA-binding protein SmpB — protein sequence MPKERGQKVIASNRKARHDYSILDTYEAGLVLQGTEVKSLRAGKASLVDAFATVDDGEVWLRNVHIPEYTQGTWTNHMPRRTRKLLLHRREIERLIGKTKESGLSLVPLSMYFKDGKVKVEIALAKGKKAYDKRQSLAKRDADRDISRAMGRALKGRFTE from the coding sequence ATGCCCAAGGAACGTGGTCAGAAGGTCATCGCGTCGAACCGCAAGGCTCGGCACGATTACTCCATCCTGGACACCTACGAAGCAGGACTCGTGCTCCAGGGCACGGAGGTGAAGAGCCTTCGGGCCGGCAAGGCTTCGCTCGTCGACGCGTTCGCGACGGTCGACGACGGCGAGGTGTGGCTGCGCAACGTGCACATCCCGGAGTACACGCAGGGCACGTGGACCAACCACATGCCGCGGCGCACTCGGAAGCTGCTGCTGCACCGGCGGGAGATCGAGCGGCTCATCGGCAAGACCAAGGAAAGCGGTCTCTCGCTCGTGCCGCTGTCGATGTACTTCAAGGACGGCAAGGTCAAGGTCGAGATCGCGCTGGCCAAGGGCAAGAAGGCCTACGACAAGCGCCAGTCGCTGGCCAAGCGCGACGCCGACCGCGACATCAGCCGCGCGATGGGGCGGGCGCTGAAGGGCCGGTTCACGGAGTGA
- the ftsX gene encoding permease-like cell division protein FtsX codes for MRASFVFSEVLTGLRRNVTMTIAMILTTAVSLAMLGGGLLAVRTIDKMKANFLAEVEVQVSLVEDISANDKNCSQPLCSGLRQSLQSNPGVESVVFENRDQAYDRFKKIFASQPELLELTGPEALPASLQVKLKDPDRSAAIIAEYSGKPGVRKVDDQKKFLDRVFNVFNGIRNIAFGIALIMAIAALLLIANTIQVSAFTRRTEVGIMRLVGATRWYTQLPFLLEAVVAGVVGAVLGIVFLLVAKLSFLDSVLTGEVFPQITTLELLFPVAPILLAVSVVISAITGYVTLRLYVRH; via the coding sequence ATGCGTGCCAGTTTCGTCTTCAGCGAGGTCCTCACCGGTTTGCGCCGGAACGTCACGATGACCATCGCGATGATCCTCACCACGGCAGTCTCCCTCGCCATGCTCGGCGGTGGCCTGCTGGCCGTGCGGACGATCGACAAGATGAAGGCGAACTTCCTCGCCGAGGTCGAGGTGCAGGTCAGCCTCGTCGAGGACATCAGCGCCAACGACAAGAACTGCTCGCAGCCGCTCTGCAGCGGCCTGCGCCAGTCGCTGCAGAGCAACCCGGGTGTCGAGTCGGTCGTGTTCGAGAACCGCGACCAGGCCTACGACCGGTTCAAGAAGATCTTCGCGAGCCAGCCCGAGCTGCTCGAGCTCACCGGCCCGGAAGCGCTGCCGGCGTCGCTGCAGGTCAAGCTGAAGGACCCGGACCGCAGCGCGGCGATCATCGCCGAGTACTCGGGCAAGCCGGGCGTGCGCAAGGTCGACGACCAGAAGAAGTTCCTCGACCGCGTGTTCAACGTGTTCAACGGCATCCGCAACATCGCGTTCGGGATAGCGCTCATCATGGCCATCGCCGCCCTGCTGCTGATCGCGAACACGATCCAGGTGTCCGCGTTCACCCGGCGCACGGAGGTCGGCATCATGCGGCTCGTCGGCGCCACCCGGTGGTACACCCAGCTACCGTTCCTCCTGGAGGCGGTGGTCGCCGGCGTGGTCGGTGCGGTGCTCGGCATCGTCTTCCTGCTGGTCGCCAAGCTCTCCTTCCTCGACTCCGTGCTCACGGGTGAGGTCTTCCCGCAGATCACGACGCTGGAGCTGCTGTTCCCGGTGGCCCCGATCCTGTTGGCGGTGTCGGTGGTCATCTCGGCGATCACGGGTTACGTCACGCTCCGCCTGTACGTCCGCCACTAG
- the ftsE gene encoding cell division ATP-binding protein FtsE: MIRLEEVSKVYKTSTRPALERVSVDVGKGEFVFLIGPSGSGKSTFLRLLLREEVPTKGRVMVSNFDVAKLARRRVPRLRQTIGCVFQDFRLLANKTVAENVAFALEVIGKPRNTIKKVVPEVLELVGLEGKADRLPNELSGGEQQRVAIARAFVNRPLVLLADEPTGNLDPDTSQDIMLLLERINRTGTTVLMATHDHSIVDSMRRRVVELQLGRVIRDDARGVYGIGR; this comes from the coding sequence GTGATCCGGCTCGAAGAGGTTTCCAAGGTCTACAAGACCTCGACCCGTCCCGCTCTCGAACGGGTGTCGGTCGACGTCGGCAAGGGTGAGTTCGTCTTCCTCATCGGCCCGTCGGGTTCCGGGAAGTCGACGTTCCTGCGGCTGCTGCTGCGGGAAGAGGTGCCCACCAAGGGCCGCGTGATGGTGTCCAACTTCGACGTCGCCAAGCTCGCCCGGCGCAGGGTCCCCCGCCTGCGCCAGACGATCGGCTGCGTGTTCCAGGACTTCCGCTTGCTGGCCAACAAGACCGTGGCCGAGAACGTCGCGTTCGCGCTCGAGGTCATCGGCAAGCCGCGCAACACCATCAAGAAGGTCGTGCCGGAGGTGCTCGAGCTCGTGGGTCTGGAGGGCAAGGCCGACCGCCTGCCCAACGAGCTCTCCGGTGGTGAACAGCAGCGCGTGGCGATCGCGCGCGCGTTCGTGAACCGGCCGCTGGTGCTGCTGGCCGACGAGCCGACCGGGAACCTGGACCCGGACACCAGCCAGGACATCATGCTGCTGCTGGAGCGCATCAACCGCACCGGCACCACCGTGCTGATGGCCACCCACGACCACTCCATCGTGGACTCGATGCGGCGCCGGGTCGTCGAGCTGCAGCTCGGCCGCGTGATCCGTGATGACGCCCGCGGGGTGTACGGCATCGGTCGCTGA
- the prfB gene encoding peptide chain release factor 2 → MSDEFDAALKDLSGKLTQIESVMDLDALRAQVAELEQQASSPTLWDNPEEAQKVTSQLSHRQSELRRVSELRQRLDDIGVLYELAEAEGDAGSVQEAEGDLTGLGKDIDALEVRTLLSGEYDDRNAVVTIRAEAGGVDAADWAEMLLRMYLRWAERHGYPTDVYDISYAEEAGIKSATFKVSASYAYGTLSVEQGTHRLVRISPFDNQSRRQTSFAHVEVLPEVEEVDHVDIPEKDIRVDVYRSSGPGGQSVNTTDSAVRITHIPTNIVVSCQNEKSQLQNKAAAMKVLQARLLQRKKEEERAEMDALKDGGSSWGNQMRNYVLHPYQMVKDLRTEHEVGNPSAVLDGEIDDFLEAGIRWRKQAAVA, encoded by the coding sequence GTGAGTGATGAGTTCGATGCGGCCCTCAAGGACCTGTCCGGCAAGCTGACGCAGATCGAGTCGGTGATGGACCTCGATGCGCTGCGTGCGCAGGTCGCGGAGCTCGAGCAGCAGGCGTCCAGCCCCACCCTCTGGGACAACCCGGAGGAGGCGCAGAAGGTCACGAGCCAGCTGTCGCACCGCCAGAGCGAGCTCCGGCGCGTCTCGGAGCTGCGCCAGCGCCTCGACGACATCGGCGTGCTCTACGAGCTGGCCGAGGCCGAGGGTGACGCCGGCAGCGTGCAGGAGGCCGAGGGTGACCTCACGGGCCTCGGCAAGGACATCGACGCGCTCGAGGTCCGCACGCTGCTGTCCGGTGAGTACGACGACCGCAACGCCGTCGTCACCATCCGCGCGGAAGCCGGCGGCGTCGACGCGGCCGACTGGGCCGAGATGCTGCTGCGCATGTACCTGCGCTGGGCCGAGCGCCACGGGTACCCCACCGACGTCTACGACATCTCCTACGCCGAAGAGGCGGGCATCAAGTCGGCGACGTTCAAGGTGAGCGCCTCCTACGCCTACGGCACCCTCTCGGTCGAGCAGGGCACCCACCGGCTGGTGCGGATCTCGCCGTTCGACAACCAGAGCCGGCGCCAGACGTCGTTCGCCCACGTCGAGGTACTGCCGGAGGTCGAGGAGGTCGACCACGTCGACATCCCGGAGAAGGACATCCGAGTCGATGTCTACCGTTCGTCGGGCCCCGGTGGACAGAGCGTGAACACCACCGACTCCGCGGTGCGCATCACGCACATCCCGACGAACATCGTCGTCTCCTGCCAGAACGAGAAGTCGCAGCTGCAGAACAAGGCGGCGGCGATGAAGGTCCTCCAGGCGCGGCTGCTGCAGCGCAAGAAGGAGGAGGAGCGCGCGGAGATGGACGCGCTCAAGGACGGCGGCTCCAGCTGGGGCAACCAGATGCGCAACTACGTGCTGCACCCGTACCAGATGGTCAAGGACTTGCGGACCGAGCACGAGGTCGGCAACCCGAGCGCCGTGCTCGACGGGGAGATCGACGACTTCCTCGAAGCCGGCATCCGCTGGCGCAAGCAGGCCGCGGTCGCCTGA
- a CDS encoding PadR family transcriptional regulator translates to MSELNATAAALLGLLHDGPATGGQLVAGADERFGAFFSVTRSQVYRELPALSKEGLVRLGKQGPRSSQQYVLTAAGKKAFKTWLTSEAGPDHLRSPLILRLVHAGSLTAKQRSTLLDAARSTYQGQLDEAKAATKGADGPYAKAVAEFAQAQAKAALKLLDAIPQA, encoded by the coding sequence GTGTCCGAATTGAATGCAACAGCCGCCGCTCTGCTCGGTCTCCTCCACGACGGTCCCGCCACGGGTGGGCAGCTGGTCGCGGGCGCCGACGAGCGCTTCGGCGCCTTCTTCAGTGTCACCCGCAGCCAGGTCTACCGCGAGCTCCCGGCGTTGTCCAAGGAGGGCCTCGTCCGGCTGGGCAAGCAGGGTCCGCGCTCGAGCCAGCAGTACGTGCTCACCGCGGCGGGCAAGAAGGCCTTCAAGACGTGGCTCACGTCCGAGGCCGGCCCCGACCACCTGCGCAGCCCGCTCATCCTGCGGCTCGTGCACGCCGGTTCGCTGACGGCGAAGCAGCGTTCGACGCTGCTCGATGCCGCCCGCAGCACCTACCAGGGCCAGCTCGACGAGGCCAAGGCCGCCACGAAGGGTGCCGACGGCCCGTACGCGAAGGCCGTCGCCGAGTTCGCGCAGGCGCAGGCCAAGGCCGCGCTGAAGCTGCTCGACGCGATCCCGCAGGCCTGA
- a CDS encoding TetR family transcriptional regulator yields the protein MSSQEDAMALTRQEIARSGLRLLNEVGLNGLTLRLIAGDLGVKAPVLYWHLKNKQELLDRMATQMLADAVADRLPPDGLDPWQALEHQVRMAPYLAGLP from the coding sequence TTGTCGAGCCAGGAGGACGCCATGGCCCTGACCAGGCAAGAAATCGCGCGCTCGGGGTTACGCCTGCTCAACGAGGTGGGCCTGAACGGGCTGACCCTGCGGCTGATCGCCGGCGACCTCGGCGTCAAGGCGCCGGTGCTGTACTGGCACCTGAAGAACAAGCAGGAGCTGCTCGACCGGATGGCCACGCAGATGCTCGCCGACGCCGTGGCCGACCGCCTGCCACCCGACGGGCTCGACCCGTGGCAGGCCCTCGAACACCAGGTCAGGATGGCGCCGTACCTTGCTGGCCTACCGTGA